The DNA sequence TCAATTCATAATTACTGGATCTCTCTATTTTGTTACTGAAGTTAAATTTCCACAATATTCTTTGTTGAGATTTCATACTTCAAGAGAAATTAACGTGTAGCTTCATTTATTATGATATTGCCTTTCCAGTTTGATGAAAGAATTATGGAACCTATCAGAAAAAGCTATAAATTTTCAATTGCCGGCATGGTTACGCTGTATAATTCAGAGCGTGACATATTGGATAATATTTCTACATATCATGCTCAGGTTGACAAGCTATACTTGGTCGATAATTCGGAAGTGATTGACGAAATATTAGTAAATGCTCTTCGAGAACGGTTTAATAAAGTTGTTTATATACATAATAAAGGTAATCGCGGTATTGCCTATGCGTTAAATGTAGCTGCTAGCAGGGCGGTGAACGATGGGTTTGACTATTTACTCTTAATGGATGATGATTCAAAGGCTACGCCTGATATGATCAACACCATGACAGATTACATTGTTGCCAATCCTAAGTTACAGGTAGGTATCATTGCTGCTCAATCAGACCCTAACCTATTTAGCAATCAAGCAGAAGTCACTTGGTACACAATAACTTCTGGAAGTCTGTTAAGTATTAATGCCTTTAAACAGTGTGGACCATTTTTGGAGGAATTATTCATTGATGCTGTTGACCATGAATATTGTTTCCGCTTGATTGAAGCAGGGTATAAGATTGTGAATCTAAACTATCTTCACTTGTCGCACAGTATTGGCGAATTAAAGTATTTATCAATATTCAAGAAAAATGTATACAAGTGGGCTTCGCATACACCTGTAAGAAATTATTATATGTTGCGTAATTTTTTGTACGTAATAAAAAAATATAACAAGCTCATTCCGTTTCGCACAAAAGCATTGCTTTTCTATGGTTTAACGAAAGTTTGTCTTATAAATTCTATGCTTGAAAAAGATACATTACTACGAATACGTTACATGACTAAAGCCATATCGGATTTCAGGCATCATAAACTCGGCAAGCTAGATAATATACTTGATTAATATAATTCGGCCCAAAAAAATACTTTTTATTTTAGCCCTATACATTGTGTAGCATCACCGGGTTAATCGATTTACCATTGGATAAATCAATTATGAGTGTGAGAAATAAATAGTGTAGTGATTTATGCCGTCTGAGTATGTTGGTTATGAAAGAGCAGGCAGTATTTTCTCGAATCTTTCGCCAAGGGATCTACTTCACGCTTTAATATATTCTACTAGATTAATGCTGAGTTTGACAAGCATATGCTAGTTATTAGATTAGCACGCAGCTTTAAGAGTTCTGAATAATTGAGCTAATTTTGCAGAAAGAGATATTATACTTTATGGTAAACTCTATGTGGCGGAATTATAGTCTAGTATTTTATAGATAGATATGCATAGATGAGTGAGAAGATCAATGCGTAGTTACCTTGTGCAAGGTCAGGATTGGTCTGTAAAAAAGCTTGTATATAGTTTATATTGCTATGAAGCTTATGATCTGCTGCGAATCAATGCTGTTGGGCTGAGGTCATAGAACAGCCGACACTTGAGTAACGATTCGATTTTGCGCTCTAGGTATCGGATTAGAAGCAATCATCGTCTGTTATCATAGTTATATGGTCATACGAGCAGTGCGAACGTCGAAAGGGAGGGTATTCTTTAGACATATAGTGATATAGCGTTGATTATGCAAGCTATATTCCTATACATAATGGTAGCGAATCAATGTTAAAAGCGTTAGAATTGTGAGTAAGTTCGATACTTCACCTATCCATCCATAACTGACAACTGATAGCTATGCTACCTATTATCACTGTTTTCAACCGGATTCAAGTCCCGAATCTGATTAATACCCAACAAAAGCTGTTCTTGTTCACTGGACCATCGGTCCTACGATGGTAAGCAATTTGTTATCGTAAGTATAAACGTGCGTCTTGATTGTACTGCTTTGTGTACAGAGGATAAATGCAATTTATTCTTTTAAGTGGCTAGTTGCTAGGATGATAGCTTGAAAGGCATACATTTATCTGTTCTGTTTTATGCATAGTTTTATTGCCGTCATCTAAATCGGCGCAATAAAAGGCTTTCCTTCTTGCCCTATGGGGTTGTTAAGGTTTCCCTCTACTATCCCAGTAAATTTGCTTTCACACCTGTGACAAGCTAAACTGAGTCTGACTGTAATTTTTTTGCAACAGATACATACTGAGAATTACACACCACCAATAAAAATTAGGCTAGTGTTTTCAGTAACGCTATCTGTCCACATGAATATATTACAAATAAGAAAATAAAAAATAACGAGTTTTCTGGGGAAAAGTGGTGTTTCTGAACTTATCAGCTAATGATTGAGCATAGATTATTTCCATCAGATAATAGATTAATGCAAACAGATACTTATGGGCCTGTAGTCCAGCCGCTTATATCTATTATTATTACGATTCTGAACGGAGAGAAAAGCATCACTAACTGCTTACGTAGTATTGTTGAGCAAAACTTCGTGGATTACGAACTGGTTGTAGTTGATGGAGGAAGTATAGATCGCACACTTTCAATTATTAATGAAAGCCACATTACTAATAAAACTGTCCGAGTATCGCCTGGTATAGGATTATACGCTGGTTTAAATGCTGGTATAGGTTTGGCAAAAGGGCATTGGCTTTATTTCATGGGATGTGATGATGAGCTATATGATTCAAATACATTACAGAAAGTAGCTGATGCTATTAAATCAAAACAAAAGGACGTTGAGGTGATCGCTGGAAATGTTCAGTATTTGCGCGAGGGATTTGTATTTCGACCAAAATTAGGATCTCCTTATTTGCTCCATTACAAGGTTCACCACCAGGGAATGTTTTACCAACGTTCTGTTTTTGAAGAGCTTATGTATGATGAAGATTTGTCTGTTTCATCAGATTACAAATTAAATCTAAAACTGGCATTGAAAAAGACCCCTCATCAATACATAGATGCTATCATATGCAATTTCGGAGAGGATGGTATAAGCAATACACAGATCAAAAGAAGTTCCAGAGAAATACATGACATTCATGGTAAACTTTTTACTGGCTTAGCCCGACCTTGGGTCGTTAATTATTTTAAGTTTCAGCGATTAATACTGCTAACTCGACGCCGACTAAATCTAGTGAACTTAAAGTCACGCATGAAACGCTTCATGGGTGGTAAAACTTGATTTATAATTCTTTGATTGATCAAAAAAGATTTCGTAACGCTAGCAGTCGTTATGTTCTTGGGATACTTACGTTAACTCGATGCAATCTGAACTGACAAATAAAACAAAGGTGTGTGCTGTAGTTGTGTTGTACAACTCTGAAAAGCAGATTTTGAACAATATCGATAGTTATGTCAGTCAAGTGGACAAGGTTTATGCAATTGATAATTCAGAAGTTATAGATAGCAACCTGATTTCGTCTATTACGTTGAAACCAGGTATCGAATACCACTGGATGCAAGGCAATAAGGGCATAGCTGCAGCTTTAAACAAAGCCGCTCAACTTGCCTTAGATATGGGATATGATTATCTCCTAATGATGGATGATGACTCCCTAGCTCCGCCTGAACTTGTTAGTTCACTCCACAATATTATTGACAGTGATCCTACTATTGGTATTGTTGCTTCACAGTCTGATCCAAGCGTACAGCGTAATGACGTTCAACAAGTATTAACAGCCATCACTTCAGGAAGTATACTGAGCCTAAGTGCTTACCAGAACGTAGGACCTTTTTTGGATGACTTATTCATCGATTGGGTTGATCATGAGTACTGTTTCCGTCTTTCTCGTCATGGATACCGTGTCATAATGGCTAACCGGATTGTACTCAGCCACCGATTGGGCCTGTTCAAGACTAAGCGCATACTAGGTATAGTTCCTATCCGATTCCGCTCTCACAATCCAACTCGGTTGTACTATAAGTTCAGAAACAGTATATACGTTATCCACCTTTACAAAAAGCAACTGCCAATTCCGTTTGTCCTGTCTGTATGTTATGAATTGGCTGTAGATATTGCGAAGGTTACTTTTGTCGAAGACAAGAAGCGAGTCTATCGGCAGGCAATACAAAAAGCTATCAAAGACCTTCTAAAGAAAAAGTTTGGTAAGCTGGAAAGTAAATTTGGCATATAAATTGCTGTTATGTTGTTTAGTTTTTTCACAAAATTTTAACTTATAACGAGTTTTACATACCATAACACTTATATATTTGTATAAATCATTGCGTCTTTATCTAAAAAGTATAAGAAATGAAGAAGTGTATACGGTCATTTTACATAGTTGCTATTAGTATAGTATGCACACGGTTGGCGGTGGCACAAGTAACATCAAACAACCTAGTCGTTACAGATCCGACATCGACAACCTCGGGCGGATCGGACAATACATTGATTGGCGTGGGCGCGGGTAACCGAAACATGTCCGGTAGCGGTAACCTGTTACTGGGACGGGGCGCCGGCGTTCAAAACATGGCTGGTACGCAAAATTCGTTTGTGGGCGCGCTGAGCGGACGGCAAAATTCGTCGGGTAGTTACAACAGTTTCTTCGGGTATGAAGCCGGTAGTAGCAATAATACAGGTAGTAATAACTCGTTTTTAGGGAACGGGGCAGGTTATAGTAACGTCGATGGGTACAATAATCTGTTTGGTGGCTATCGATCCGGGTATTTTAACGGTTCAGGTCATCATAACGTATTTATGGGAGCTGGCGCTGGATACGCTAATACGTCTGGATCTGACAATACATTTGTTGGAGCCGATGCCGGGGGCGTTAATACAACAGCCGCAGGTAATGTGTTTATTGGTTCTCTGTCAGGTGCTTCGGCGTCATCGGGTTCTCAAAATACGTTTGTTGGTGCACAGACCGGCCAGAATACGACAACGGCTTCGGCTAATACATTTGTTGGCTACAAGGCCGGTGAGCAGAACACCACCGGCCAGTTCAACAGCTTTATCGGCGTGCAGGCCGGCCAAAGTAATACGACCGGCTCGTCAAACTATTTCTTCGGAACCAACTCGGGCGTCAACAACACCAGCGGTTCGGGCAACTACTTTCTGGGCGACAACGCCGGCCAGTTCAACACCAGCGGGGGCTTCAACATCTACATCGGTGCCAACTCAGGCAATGGCCCTTCCGTCAATGGCAACAACAACATGGCCCTGGGCTTCGAGGCCGGACGCGGTAACGCCGGCGGCTTCAACAACACCTTCGTGGGCTTCCGGGCCGATGCGGGCGGAACGGGCCTGACCAACGCCACGGCCATCGGCAACAACGCCCGCGTCAACGTGAGCAACGCCCTGGTGCTGGGCAGCGGTGCCAATGTAGGGGTGGGCACCTCCTCGCCCACGGCTCGGTTGCACGTGGCCAGCGGCACGGCCAACCAGTCGGGTCTTCGCCTGGAGAACCTCACCAGCGGCTCGCCGGCGAGTGTGACCAACCAGACCAAGTTTCTCACCGTCGACGGGGCGGGCAACGTGGTGCTGGGCAGCAGCACGGGCTCGGCCCGTGTGGGTGCTGATGAGCAGTGGAGTCTGGAGGGGGGCCAGTTGCGCAACCGCAACGGGGGTGGGGTAGTGATCGGCTCGGGCATCGCCCAGTTGCCGGCGGGTTACGGTCTGTACGTAGCGGAGGGAATTCTGACCGAACGCCTGAAGGTGGCCGTCAAGACGAGCGCTGCGTGGAGCGACCGGGTGTTCGAGCCTGGCTACCGGCTTCGTGGTCTGGGTGAGGTGGAGCGTTACGTGTCGGCTCATCATCATCTGCCCGGCATACCTTCAGCGGCCGAGGTGGTCGCCGAGGGGGTCGACGTGGGTCAGCTGCAGTCAAAGCTGCTGGAAAAGGTCGAAGAACTAACCTTATATGTTATTCAGCTCAAGAAGGATAATGAAGCTTTACAAAGCCAGAATAAAAA is a window from the Spirosoma rigui genome containing:
- a CDS encoding glycosyltransferase family 2 protein, whose amino-acid sequence is MEPIRKSYKFSIAGMVTLYNSERDILDNISTYHAQVDKLYLVDNSEVIDEILVNALRERFNKVVYIHNKGNRGIAYALNVAASRAVNDGFDYLLLMDDDSKATPDMINTMTDYIVANPKLQVGIIAAQSDPNLFSNQAEVTWYTITSGSLLSINAFKQCGPFLEELFIDAVDHEYCFRLIEAGYKIVNLNYLHLSHSIGELKYLSIFKKNVYKWASHTPVRNYYMLRNFLYVIKKYNKLIPFRTKALLFYGLTKVCLINSMLEKDTLLRIRYMTKAISDFRHHKLGKLDNILD
- a CDS encoding glycosyltransferase: MQTDTYGPVVQPLISIIITILNGEKSITNCLRSIVEQNFVDYELVVVDGGSIDRTLSIINESHITNKTVRVSPGIGLYAGLNAGIGLAKGHWLYFMGCDDELYDSNTLQKVADAIKSKQKDVEVIAGNVQYLREGFVFRPKLGSPYLLHYKVHHQGMFYQRSVFEELMYDEDLSVSSDYKLNLKLALKKTPHQYIDAIICNFGEDGISNTQIKRSSREIHDIHGKLFTGLARPWVVNYFKFQRLILLTRRRLNLVNLKSRMKRFMGGKT
- a CDS encoding glycosyltransferase family 2 protein → MQSELTNKTKVCAVVVLYNSEKQILNNIDSYVSQVDKVYAIDNSEVIDSNLISSITLKPGIEYHWMQGNKGIAAALNKAAQLALDMGYDYLLMMDDDSLAPPELVSSLHNIIDSDPTIGIVASQSDPSVQRNDVQQVLTAITSGSILSLSAYQNVGPFLDDLFIDWVDHEYCFRLSRHGYRVIMANRIVLSHRLGLFKTKRILGIVPIRFRSHNPTRLYYKFRNSIYVIHLYKKQLPIPFVLSVCYELAVDIAKVTFVEDKKRVYRQAIQKAIKDLLKKKFGKLESKFGI
- a CDS encoding TMF family protein, with protein sequence MAQVTSNNLVVTDPTSTTSGGSDNTLIGVGAGNRNMSGSGNLLLGRGAGVQNMAGTQNSFVGALSGRQNSSGSYNSFFGYEAGSSNNTGSNNSFLGNGAGYSNVDGYNNLFGGYRSGYFNGSGHHNVFMGAGAGYANTSGSDNTFVGADAGGVNTTAAGNVFIGSLSGASASSGSQNTFVGAQTGQNTTTASANTFVGYKAGEQNTTGQFNSFIGVQAGQSNTTGSSNYFFGTNSGVNNTSGSGNYFLGDNAGQFNTSGGFNIYIGANSGNGPSVNGNNNMALGFEAGRGNAGGFNNTFVGFRADAGGTGLTNATAIGNNARVNVSNALVLGSGANVGVGTSSPTARLHVASGTANQSGLRLENLTSGSPASVTNQTKFLTVDGAGNVVLGSSTGSARVGADEQWSLEGGQLRNRNGGGVVIGSGIAQLPAGYGLYVAEGILTERLKVAVKTSAAWSDRVFEPGYRLRGLGEVERYVSAHHHLPGIPSAAEVVAEGVDVGQLQSKLLEKVEELTLYVIQLKKDNEALQSQNKKLAVAQTAINRKIIKIQSKQRK